The Candidatus Koribacter versatilis Ellin345 genome has a segment encoding these proteins:
- a CDS encoding flavin monoamine oxidase family protein produces MSQGESMQDDVIIIGAGVSGLAAAAELHEAGLRVRILEARDRIGGRVWSLPVQGVEQAVELGAEFIHGKPPELFDIAKQARLDPVELGGENFASDGDRVRRFDFFQHSESVLNKLDDKAPDRSFLEFLREHGAETKPDAQWALRYVRGFHAADPGLISVHAMVREGEAEEEIDGDKQFRPSHGYQALLDWYLKRLEGAPIEVNHAVQHVSWSSDGVATLTMQGNVRRYTMASKAIITLPLALLQAGAVKFHPDLPEKWTAANKLAMGKVLRVTLQFRERFWAVKKDGPPDLHKMHFLMADDDYFPTWWTMHPVESPLLVGWAPDVCADKLRGMSHEEVVAQAKASLQRALPMYAAEITNSFISGYFHDWLADPYALGAYSYVKAGGLGAQEALASPVADTLFFAGEATESQGHHATVHGAIATGLRAAEEVKRALTSRR; encoded by the coding sequence TTGAGCCAGGGCGAGAGCATGCAGGATGACGTCATCATCATCGGCGCGGGAGTGAGCGGCCTAGCTGCGGCTGCCGAACTCCACGAAGCTGGTCTTCGTGTGCGAATTCTGGAGGCTCGCGACCGCATCGGCGGCCGCGTTTGGTCGTTGCCGGTGCAAGGCGTGGAGCAGGCGGTTGAACTGGGAGCGGAGTTTATCCATGGAAAACCGCCGGAACTCTTCGACATCGCTAAACAGGCCCGATTGGATCCCGTTGAACTCGGGGGCGAGAACTTTGCGTCGGATGGCGATAGGGTTCGGCGCTTCGATTTCTTCCAGCATAGCGAGTCGGTGCTCAACAAACTCGACGATAAAGCACCAGACCGGTCGTTCCTGGAATTCCTGCGCGAGCATGGAGCCGAAACGAAGCCCGACGCGCAGTGGGCATTGCGCTATGTGCGCGGATTTCACGCGGCTGATCCGGGGCTGATCAGCGTCCATGCGATGGTGCGCGAGGGTGAAGCCGAAGAAGAGATTGATGGCGATAAGCAGTTTCGGCCGAGCCATGGTTACCAGGCTTTGCTCGACTGGTATTTGAAGCGGCTGGAAGGCGCGCCCATCGAAGTGAATCACGCTGTCCAGCATGTGAGTTGGAGTTCCGATGGCGTTGCGACCCTGACGATGCAAGGAAACGTGCGACGCTACACGATGGCAAGCAAAGCCATCATTACGTTGCCGCTGGCGTTGCTGCAAGCGGGCGCAGTGAAGTTTCATCCGGACCTTCCCGAGAAATGGACGGCTGCGAACAAGCTGGCCATGGGCAAGGTGCTTCGCGTGACTTTGCAATTCCGCGAGCGGTTCTGGGCCGTGAAGAAAGACGGTCCGCCGGACCTGCACAAGATGCATTTCCTCATGGCAGACGATGATTATTTCCCGACCTGGTGGACGATGCACCCGGTTGAATCGCCGCTGCTCGTCGGGTGGGCGCCGGATGTTTGTGCAGATAAGCTTCGCGGGATGTCGCATGAGGAAGTGGTTGCGCAGGCGAAGGCATCTTTGCAGCGAGCGCTGCCGATGTATGCAGCGGAAATTACGAACTCTTTCATCTCCGGATACTTTCACGACTGGCTGGCTGATCCGTACGCGCTCGGGGCTTACAGCTACGTGAAAGCTGGAGGGCTGGGGGCGCAGGAGGCGCTGGCTTCTCCGGTTGCCGATACGTTGTTTTTTGCGGGGGAGGCGACAGAGTCGCAGGGCCATCACGCCACGGTGCATGGCGCCATCGCTACCGGGTTGCGAGCGGCGGAGGAAGTAAAGCGGGCGCTCACATCGCGCAGGTGA